In the genome of Desulfuromonas sp. DDH964, one region contains:
- the ltrA gene encoding group II intron reverse transcriptase/maturase — MTTRAAEVPVEIPGAVPEGSGRKPPEHGSGASNVTATRDPSWTKAERGLMEDVVSRPNMMAALERVEANKGAPGIDEMTTGELRGFLKEKWPTIREELLNGTYRPQPVRKVEIEKPDGGVRTLGIPTVCDRLIQQALHQVLTPLFDPDFSDSSYGYRPGRSAWQAVRAARRHVADGKRWVVDIDLEKFFDRVNHDILMSRVARKVEDKRVLLLIRRYLQAGVLEGGLVSQRVEGTPQGGPLSPLLSNILLDAFDKELERRGHAFCRYADDCNIYVQTRRSGQRVMASLTRFLEERLALKVNVAKSAVDRPWKRVFLGYSMTFHKKPRLKVAESRVKRFKAGLRKVCRRGRGRSLAQVIKEITPKLRGWASYFRLAEVKGIFEELDKWLRRKLRCILWRQWKRPYTRAKRLMQRGLPEARAWKSATNGRGPWWNSGASHMNEAYPTSFFRYLGLIRLTDQHRRFQSAL; from the coding sequence ATGACGACAAGAGCAGCAGAAGTCCCGGTCGAGATACCGGGAGCCGTCCCGGAGGGCAGCGGCCGGAAGCCGCCAGAGCATGGGAGCGGTGCGTCAAACGTCACGGCAACGAGAGACCCTTCCTGGACGAAAGCGGAAAGGGGGCTGATGGAAGACGTCGTCAGCCGCCCGAACATGATGGCGGCCCTTGAACGAGTGGAAGCCAACAAGGGCGCCCCCGGCATCGACGAGATGACGACGGGCGAGCTACGCGGCTTTCTCAAGGAGAAGTGGCCGACCATCAGGGAAGAGTTGCTGAATGGGACGTATCGCCCCCAGCCGGTGCGGAAGGTGGAAATCGAGAAGCCCGACGGGGGAGTGCGCACCCTGGGAATCCCCACGGTGTGCGATCGGCTCATTCAGCAGGCGCTGCATCAGGTGCTGACGCCGCTATTCGATCCGGACTTCTCCGACAGCTCCTACGGGTATCGTCCCGGACGGAGTGCCTGGCAGGCGGTTAGAGCCGCCCGTCGGCATGTGGCCGACGGCAAGCGCTGGGTGGTCGATATCGACCTGGAGAAGTTCTTCGACCGGGTGAACCACGACATCCTCATGTCGCGGGTCGCCCGTAAGGTCGAAGACAAGCGGGTATTGCTGCTCATCCGGCGGTACCTGCAAGCCGGAGTGCTCGAAGGCGGGCTTGTGTCGCAGAGGGTGGAAGGGACGCCGCAGGGTGGTCCCCTCTCACCTCTTCTGTCGAACATCCTGCTCGACGCGTTCGACAAGGAACTGGAGAGGCGCGGTCACGCCTTCTGCCGCTACGCCGACGACTGCAACATTTACGTGCAGACCAGGCGCAGCGGCCAAAGGGTCATGGCCAGTCTCACCCGGTTCCTGGAGGAGCGGCTGGCACTCAAGGTCAACGTCGCCAAAAGCGCCGTCGACCGTCCTTGGAAAAGGGTCTTTCTGGGTTACAGCATGACCTTTCACAAGAAACCCCGCCTCAAAGTGGCGGAGTCGAGAGTGAAGCGGTTCAAGGCCGGACTCAGGAAGGTCTGCCGACGGGGGAGGGGACGCAGTCTCGCTCAGGTCATCAAAGAAATCACCCCGAAGCTACGGGGGTGGGCCTCTTACTTCCGCCTGGCGGAGGTCAAAGGCATCTTCGAAGAACTGGACAAATGGCTGCGGCGGAAGCTGCGCTGCATTCTATGGCGACAGTGGAAGCGCCCCTATACCCGGGCCAAGAGGTTGATGCAGCGGGGATTGCCGGAAGCCCGGGCGTGGAAATCGGCCACGAACGGGCGAGGCCCCTGGTGGAACTCAGGGGCCTCGCACATGAATGAAGCGTATCCGACATCCTTCTTTCGCTACTTGGGGCTGATCCGCTTGACCGATCAGCACCGCCGCTTTCAGAGCGCCTTGTGA